One window of the Macaca thibetana thibetana isolate TM-01 chromosome 1, ASM2454274v1, whole genome shotgun sequence genome contains the following:
- the PLA2G2E gene encoding group IIE secretory phospholipase A2, translating into MKPPHVLVFLCLLVALVTGNLVQFGVMIEKMTGKSALQYNDYGCYCGVGGSHWPVDETDWCCHAHDCCYGRLEKLGCEPKLEKYLFSVSKRGIFCAGRTTCQRLTCECDKRAALCFRRNLGTYNRKYAHYPNRLCTGPTPPC; encoded by the exons CTCCTGG TGGCCCTGGTCACAGGGAACCTGGTCCAGTTCGGGGTGATGATCGAGAAGATGACAGGCAAGTCTGCCCTGCAGTACAACGACTATGGCTGTTACTGCGGCGTCGGCGGCTCCCACTGGCCGGTGGACGAGACTGACTG GTGCTGCCACGCCCATGACTGCTGCTATGGACGTCTGGAGAAGCTGGGCTGTGAGCCCAAACTGGAAAAGTATCTTTTCTCTGTCAGCAAACGTGGCATTTTCTGCG CCGGCAGGACCACCTGCCAGCGGCTGACCTGCGAGTGTGACAAGAGGGCCGCCCTCTGCTTTCGTCGCAACCTGGGCACCTACAACCGCAAATATGCCCATTACCCCAACAGGCTGTGTACCGGACCCACCCCGCCCTGCTGA